Sequence from the uncultured Methanobrevibacter sp. genome:
ACATTGAACTTACAGATGAGGGGCCAATAATCGGAGATAACTGTGATTTCTGTCTAGGATGCGTTAAGCACTGCAAAAATCATGTTTTGACAATAAACGATGAACTGAATCCGGATGAAAGATTCAGAAATCCAAACATCAAGCTTTCCGAAATCATCAAAAGTAACAATCAACAATAGAATACTTTATTATTTATCAAAGGCAAATATAACTTCATGAACGATTATGTTGAAGTGATAGGAGTTGAACACCTGAAGACTGTTCTATCAGGTCTTACGCCAGAGGATATCGTTAAGCCGGCATTTGACAATTGGATGAGCGGCATTAAAACGGGCCATACCATATTGAATCTGGAAACCGGTAATGTATATGGTTTGGGTATTGAGATGAATCAGCTCCCATTAGTCAGTGAGATATATATTGAATTGTATACTATAAAATCACATGAAAATCCCATAAATGAAGAGGAATTCTTCTCCAAAAGGGAATATGAGGAATTTCTGGAGTTCAGCAGTGACGATCCTTGCGAGTACATTCCGGATATCATAACTGATTTTTGTGAAAAAAATGATATTGACGAGTATGAGCGAAGCATTGGAATACTGGCATATAATTTTGAAAAACATGAACAGGCCAATTACAATATGTGGGAATCAAAGATTTTAAACAAGTATTATGATGCGATATATGAGGACCACAATCCCTTCAAGTTTTCACAGTCTAGTCTTTAGCTTCCTGGTCCAACTGGTATTTCTTGCGCCCATAGCAGGATAACGGGTTGTTTATTCCTTTGCATGATTTGTCCGGATGGCAGAGGTTAGGCAAATGGATTTTTATTTTTTCACAGCTCATCGGAGTGTACCATTTTGTCTCTCCCTCATGGTTTATGTCCACCCTGTCATGCATTCCAAAACCAAGTTTTGATATGATGTTTATTTTTTCCTGTGGCTGATCGTCAAATAATGGTGGTGTACAGTTGTCTGCTGCATCAAATATTAACGGTAGTATTTCATTTTCGGTTATAGTCAAATCGGGATCCATATCTGATACCTTCACGGTTTCATCTGAAGCGAATATTCTCGGATAGAGCCTTGCATATGATGCAAATGATGTTAATAAAAGTACGATTGCATCGTTACGTCCACCTGAAGACACTCCCTCAACAGTTGATTTGATGCATGGCGGGAATGCGTCCGGATTTAGTTTTCCAGCCTGCACTGAACCGTATATTCCACCGCTTCCGGCATAATACTGGTTGTACTTACCAATCTCTTCAGGTATGAATTCCTTTAACTCTTCACCTATCCTTATGATTGCAGGGTGCATTTCAACTCTTGCAGACATCTCCTTGATGCGCGCAATATATTCTTCTGTTTTCTGCATTATCAGTCTTGAAAGAATCTGTTCCTTGACGCTGTCTCCGATAAGTATGTTGTACATTCTCTCAGGGCTTCTGTCGGTAAATTCATCACCGAAACGATACAGGAAGTCGTCCTGCTGAAGGACTATATCTCCCTCATCAATCAAAAGATCTGTCAGCTTGAGCTTTTTGGTTGCGATGATGTCCTTGAGTGATTTCCATGCTATTGCACCGTCAACCTTTACCTCATCAAGCACCTCATCAATGATTTCAGCCCTGGACATTGGTGGAATTTTTGCAAGACGCTCCAAAATGAGCATGCCCTGGGACTCTATAAACAGTCGTGATTCACGGGAACCGAGGTTGAACTGTATGGCTATGGCCTGGCATAGGATGTGGAAGGTAACAACATCCTTTTTGAATATCTCCTCATT
This genomic interval carries:
- the priL gene encoding DNA primase large subunit PriL, whose product is MAEVSFINPLSDEGRQIIREYGDLNQIFDTDESLIEIATHTYNQKISDDSLIPKSYSDLCMKRIQWAIEKKNNRNFTQNEFEYLTNEEIFKKDVVTFHILCQAIAIQFNLGSRESRLFIESQGMLILERLAKIPPMSRAEIIDEVLDEVKVDGAIAWKSLKDIIATKKLKLTDLLIDEGDIVLQQDDFLYRFGDEFTDRSPERMYNILIGDSVKEQILSRLIMQKTEEYIARIKEMSARVEMHPAIIRIGEELKEFIPEEIGKYNQYYAGSGGIYGSVQAGKLNPDAFPPCIKSTVEGVSSGGRNDAIVLLLTSFASYARLYPRIFASDETVKVSDMDPDLTITENEILPLIFDAADNCTPPLFDDQPQEKINIISKLGFGMHDRVDINHEGETKWYTPMSCEKIKIHLPNLCHPDKSCKGINNPLSCYGRKKYQLDQEAKD